A stretch of the Argentina anserina chromosome 6, drPotAnse1.1, whole genome shotgun sequence genome encodes the following:
- the LOC126796861 gene encoding uncharacterized protein LOC126796861, whose amino-acid sequence MRLAEAGLHRKLQLNELEEIRNEAYDNSWIYKEKTRVYHEKMIKGKKFQVGQKVLLFHSRLMLFPGKLHSRWVGQFVVTNVFAHGAVEIQSDTAWKAFKVNEHRLKPYYEPFEELTYEEIIVRDAPNGE is encoded by the coding sequence ATGCGCTTGGCTGAAGCAGGTCTACATCGAAAgttgcagctcaatgagcttgaggagattagGAATGAGGCTTACGATAATTCgtggatttacaaggagaaaacccGTGTTTACCATGAAAAAATGATTAAAGGAAAGAAGTTTCAAGTGGGCCAGAAAGTTCTGTTATTCCATTCGAGGCTTATGTTGTTTCCAGGGAAACTTCATTCGCGTTGGGTTGGCcaatttgttgttactaacgtgtttgctcatggtgcagttGAGATTCAAAGTGATACAGCATGGAAGGCATTCAAAGTGAATGaacatcgacttaagccctactatgagcCATTTGAGGAGCTCACGTATGAGGAGATaattgtgagagatgcgcctaacggagaatga